The following nucleotide sequence is from Nitrospira sp..
GAACAGCAGTTCATAGTCTTCGCCACCGGTGAGCGCGAGTCGAATCGGCGAGGTTCCGGCCGTCCGTGCATAGGCTCGACAGGCCGGCGAGATCGGTAGCTGATCGAGTTCCACTTCTGCGCCGACTCGACTTGCTTCGCAGAGATGCCGAAGATCTCCGGAGAGGCCATCGGACAGATCGATGGCGGCGGAGGCGAGTCTCTTCTCGTTGAGCCACCGGCCTTCAGCGACCCTCGCGGTCGGGTGGGAATGGCGGCGGACAAGAAACTGCCGATGGGAACGCGAAAGGTCTCGCTTCCTCTTGCTCAAGGGGTGCGGGCTTGCGCTGTTCATCAAGAGGTTGAGCCCTGCCAGGGAGTCTCCAAGAGTACCCGAGACATAGATGTGATCTCCCACTTTGGCACCGTGCCGAAAGAGCGCCCGATGCCTGCTTGTCGTACCGACCAAGGTGATACTGAGAAAGAGGCCTGCTTTTGACGTCGAGGTGTCTCCACCGATGAGTGCCACGTCATGCAGGCGGCAAGCCTTCATCAAGCCGCGGTACAACTTGTCGATGTGGGGCTGCTTCACTATCTTCGGGATGGCGAGTGAGATGAGCAGATAGCGAGGAACGGCGCCCATCGCAGCAATATCGCTGAGGTTGGCCATGGCGGCTCGGTATCCGACCGACTCAGGCGTAGCCGCCTTCAGGTCAAAGTGAATTCCCTCGGCAAGCAGGTCCGTTGTGAGATGCCACCAGGTTCGGGCAGAAGTCTCGATCACAGCTGCATCGTCGCCGATGCCTTGAACGAGCCCTAGCGCGTGACAGGCATATCGCTGTTCGAGAGATCGGATCAGACCAAATTCGTGAAGGGGGGCGTTGGCCGAATGACGGACCACGGCACTATCCTATGACCGTGCGGGCTCTCGGTTTGCCATCACTGTGGCGGGAAGTTCGTGCGACCGTCGGCCTTTGCCTGGTCGTAGGGGGCGGATGCGCGTCGGTGCCGGAGGGGCTGATGGTTTCCTAGAGGCAGGCGAAGTCTTGACGCCTCGGCGGAGGGCAATCTTCATGACATCATCCATGGTATCGACGAACGCCAATTGAATGCC
It contains:
- the thiL gene encoding thiamine-phosphate kinase, whose protein sequence is MVRHSANAPLHEFGLIRSLEQRYACHALGLVQGIGDDAAVIETSARTWWHLTTDLLAEGIHFDLKAATPESVGYRAAMANLSDIAAMGAVPRYLLISLAIPKIVKQPHIDKLYRGLMKACRLHDVALIGGDTSTSKAGLFLSITLVGTTSRHRALFRHGAKVGDHIYVSGTLGDSLAGLNLLMNSASPHPLSKRKRDLSRSHRQFLVRRHSHPTARVAEGRWLNEKRLASAAIDLSDGLSGDLRHLCEASRVGAEVELDQLPISPACRAYARTAGTSPIRLALTGGEDYELLFTASPHDSTTIERQAGTSGYRITRIGTIRPRRFGIQMTTDGRRQPMPPISYEHFR